The following coding sequences are from one Spartobacteria bacterium window:
- a CDS encoding phenylacetate--CoA ligase family protein — protein sequence MTPLIHDAKLEFQPRPMQNRRQAALLHAQLTYTLDHSPFYRQRIGKVALPTDFHELKHVMTSLPVTTRSDLEQHNDCFVCCPPNAVRDIVCTSGTTGTPIALPMTARDLEKLAVTEWYTLDAAGVTKGETILLCVTMDALFMAGMAYYLGAQRRGCSVLRQGAGSPAVQVDRIRRFGVTTIFTVPSFLLAILKEAEKRGLDTTQFPLRKAILVGDPVRTPAMEPNAVARQIHALREIELYGNYGNTEMGGSFSECHAAAGNHIHPDLVYAEILRDDGTLADNGEEGELVITPLQTEGSPLIRYRTGDVAFVTNKPCACGRLSSRLSPILARKNQMIKMKGTKLYPQAVRDVINTIEDIHQAVLVAEMDEHMGEKLTVLIAANNTSETLRHHIQNILADAFRVRPYIEMHSEETIMAMMSPPGYRKKRWFIDRRNNTPIQLYPTASTSK from the coding sequence ATGACTCCACTAATCCATGATGCTAAGCTGGAATTTCAACCACGCCCCATGCAGAATCGCCGGCAGGCCGCGCTGCTTCATGCTCAGCTGACCTACACGTTGGACCACTCCCCTTTTTACCGTCAACGTATCGGAAAAGTCGCACTGCCCACAGATTTTCATGAACTCAAACACGTCATGACATCCTTGCCTGTAACCACCCGCTCCGATCTGGAACAGCATAACGACTGCTTTGTCTGTTGTCCGCCCAACGCCGTGCGCGATATCGTCTGCACATCCGGCACGACCGGAACGCCCATTGCTCTTCCCATGACCGCACGTGATTTGGAAAAACTTGCCGTGACAGAATGGTACACGCTGGATGCGGCCGGTGTAACAAAAGGCGAAACGATATTGCTCTGTGTTACCATGGATGCGCTGTTCATGGCCGGAATGGCCTATTATCTCGGAGCACAGCGCAGAGGTTGCAGCGTGCTGCGCCAAGGCGCAGGAAGTCCGGCCGTACAGGTGGATCGGATTCGTCGCTTTGGAGTGACCACCATATTCACAGTCCCATCCTTCCTTCTCGCTATTCTCAAAGAAGCAGAAAAAAGAGGACTGGACACAACACAGTTCCCATTACGCAAAGCCATTCTGGTGGGTGATCCCGTACGAACCCCCGCCATGGAACCCAATGCTGTGGCTCGACAAATCCACGCATTGCGAGAAATCGAACTTTATGGAAACTATGGCAATACCGAAATGGGCGGCTCCTTCTCCGAATGCCATGCGGCGGCCGGTAATCACATTCATCCCGACCTCGTCTATGCCGAAATACTGCGTGATGACGGAACGTTAGCCGACAACGGGGAGGAAGGCGAACTGGTCATTACCCCTCTGCAAACGGAAGGCTCTCCGTTGATTCGCTACCGTACAGGCGATGTCGCTTTTGTGACAAATAAGCCCTGCGCCTGTGGGCGATTATCTTCTCGGCTCAGTCCCATTTTGGCGCGGAAAAATCAGATGATTAAAATGAAAGGCACCAAACTTTACCCTCAGGCTGTCCGAGACGTGATCAACACCATCGAAGACATTCACCAAGCCGTATTGGTGGCCGAAATGGACGAACATATGGGCGAAAAACTCACCGTCCTTATCGCCGCAAACAATACATCGGAAACCCTCCGTCATCATATCCAGAACATCCTGGCTGACGCCTTTCGTGTGCGACCTTATATCGAAATGCATTCCGAAGAAACCATTATGGCCATGATGTCGCCACCCGGTTATCGCAAAAAACGCTGGTTTATCGATCGACGCAATAATACTCCGATTCAATTATATCCAACAGCCAGCACATCGAAATAA